TCCTGGGCTGGATCAATGGCATCGCCGCGCTGATGCTGCTGGCGTTTTCCTTGGGGGTGGTGGGGGGCGATGTCGATCCGCCCGATCTGCGGCAGCCCATCGCCGCCTTTGCGCTGGGGCTGGCTGCCTGCGCCGTCGGCGTGCTGTTTTCCTATCTGGCGCACTTCAGCGTCTTCCGGCAGATCGCGGCCGGCCGGAGCGGCAAGGGCCATTGGCTGCCGCTGGTCCTGGCCGCGCTGGCGTATTTCGCCAGCGTCGCCGCTTTCGTGATGGGGTGTTGGGGGGCGGCCACCGCGGCGGCCGATACCCCGCAGAACGATGTCTCCTACCGCGCCGACGCGGGATTCGCCGTGCCGTCGCTGCCGCTGCGCGGCCAGCTTCACTCCGGCAAGTAGGCCGATATCAGTTTTTCCGCCGCGTTCGCGACGCTGCGGGCGGGCCCGCCGCCGGATTGCTTGAAGATCTGCGCCGATACGAAGCAGCCTTCGAGCAGCAACAGCAGGGCGTCGCCCAAGGTGTCGGCGTCCACCGCGCCGGCCTCGCTGGCCAACTGGCGCAAGCGGGCGCGCAAGGCATGCTTGTTCGCCTCGGCAACGGCCCGGCCGGGATGCACATCCCGATCACCGGGGTATTCCACGACCGCGTTGGTCAGGGCGCAGCCCCGGTACTCCGGGCGCTCGATGCGCCTGGCGACATGCTGGAAATACGCCAGCAGCTGCGCGCGGGGGGCGCCGGCATGCGGCCGGATCGCGTCCTCGAAGCGCTGGAAAAACGCCGCGTCGTAATCCTTCAGGTACGAGGCCGCCAGTTCGTCCTTGGAACCGAAACTGCGGTACAGCGTGGGCTTGGTCGCTCCCGCCTGGGTGACGATCTCGTCCACGCCGACGGCGCGTATGCCGTCGCGATAGAAAAGCTCGTGCGCCGTGCGGCGGATGCGTTCCGCCGCACGCGGCGGGTTGGATGAGCCGGAATCGGTGCCCGTGGTCCGGGCGGCGGAGGGTAAGGCGCGTGTCATGGTATGGCTTGACAATGTTACCGAGCGGTACGTAAGATTCGCCACTCGGAAACGTACCGGTAAGTAACATGACTATAGCTCGTTCCAGGCCGTTTGGACAGAAGTACGCCTTCGTCGTGGTCGCGATGGCCTTCATCGCCCTGCTGGTGGGCGCCGGCCAGCGAGCGGCGCCCGGCGTGCTGATCGTGCCGCTGGAGCAGGCATTCGGCTGGGGGCGCGATGTGACGTCGCTGTCCGCCGCCATCGGCATTTTCCTGTACGGCCTGGTGGGCCCCTTCGCCGCGGCGTTGATGCAGAGCTTCGGCGTGCGCCGGACCTTGATCTGCGCCTTGATCCTGATGGCCGTGGCCAGCGGCGCCAGCCTGTGGATGACGCAACCCTGGCATTTGATCCTGTCCTGGGGCGTGCTTTCCGGGCTGGCGACGGGTTGCGTGGCGGTGGTGTTCGGCGCCACGGTGATCAATCGCTGGTTCGTCAGGCATCGGGGGCTGATGATGGGCATCCTGACGGCGAGCACGGCAACCGGAACCTTGATTTTCCTGCCCGGCATGGCTGCCCTGACCGAGGCGGGCGGCTGGCGCCCGGTGGTGATCGTGGTGGCGGGGGTCTGTCTGGCGCTGGTGCCGCTGGCCTGGTGGCTGATGCCCGAACGGCCCTCCGACATCGGCCTGGTGCCTTATGGCGCCGAACCGGGCTACGTGCCGCCCGCGCCGCTGCACAACAACCCGTTGAAGGCCGCTTTCGGCGCCCTGAAGCGCGCCATCGGCACGCGCAATTTCTGGTTCCTGTTCGCGACGTTCTTCGTCTGCGGCTTCACCACCAACGGCCTGATCGGCACCCACTTCATCGCCTTGTGCAGCGACCAGGGCATCGCCGAGGTGCGCGCCGCCGGCCTCCTGGCGATGATGGGCTTGTTCGATCTGGTGGGAACGACCGCGTCGGGCTGGCTGACCGACCGCTACGATCCTCGCAAGCTGCTGTTCATGTACTACGGCCTGCGCGGGGCATCGTTGATATTCCTGCCTTTTTCGGATTTCTCGATCTACAGCCTGGGCATCTTCGCGGTGTTCTACGGATTGGACTGGATCGCCACCGTGCCGCCGACCTTGAAGCTGGCGGTGGAGAGTTTCGGCGAGCGGGATGCGCCCATCGTCTTCGGCTGGATCGTGGCGGGGCACCAGATCGGCGCCGCCAGCGCGGCATTCATGGCGGGCGCGGTGCGGCAGGCGCAGGGCAGCTATTTCCTGGCCTTCATCATTTCCGGCGCGACAGGGATCGTGGCCGCGATCATCGCCTTGCAGATCCGCAAGGCCAAGGTGCAGGGCGTCCCCGTGGTGGCCAACGCGGCGTGATGGCGTGATGGCGTGATGGCGTGATGCCCCAGTCACCCGCCGGGGCATATACGCAAAAAATCCATTGGACGTTCGTGGGTGGCCTGCGTAATATACGCAAAGCGTATACACGTGAGGCCGCCATGTCCATCTCCCAGCAAGCTTTCCTGCGCGACGCCATGCGTCGCCTCAACCTGACGCGCGACGTCTTCGCCGCGCGGATCGGCGTCAAGCGCCGCGCCCTGGATACGTGGCTCCTGCCCGAAGGGTCGCAGGAGTTTCGCGCCATGCCCGAGGTGGTCGAGCGATTCGTCACCGAGATCGTCCAGAACGGCGACCTGCGTGAAAAGTATACGCAGAGCGGACAGGACGGTCCCCTGCGTGACCGCATCAGCATGGAAGGCAAGCATCAACTGCTGTCGGTCGACCAGTTCACCCGCGAATCGGTCGAAGACCTGTTCCGGGTCGCCGACATGATGCAGCCCATCGCACGGCGGCAAAAGGTGTCGCGCGTGCTGGAAGGCGCCGTCCTGGGCAATCTGTTCTTCGAGGCCAGCACGCGCACGCGCGTCAGCTTCGGCTCGGCGTTCTGCCGACTGGGCGGATCGGTATGCGATACGACCGGCTTCACGTTTTCGTCCATGGCCAAGGGCGAGTCCATCTACGACACCAGCCGCGTCATGAGCGGCTATGTCGACGCGATGGTGATACGCCATCCCGAAAAGGGTTCCGTGGCGGAATTCGCCCGCGCCACCAATATCCCGGTGGTGAACGGCGGCGACGGGCCTGGAGAACACCCCAGCCAGGCGTTGCTGGACCTCTACACCATACTCACCGAGTTTTCCCGCCTGGGCAAACTGCTGGACGGCGCGCATATCGCGATGGTCGGCGACCTGAAGTACGGCCGCACCGTGCACTCGCTGATCAAGCTGCTGGCGCTGTACCGCGGCGTCAAGTTCACGCTGATCTCGCCGCCCGGGCTGGAAATGCCGGCCTACATCGTCGAGCAGGCCGCCAAGCACGACAACGTGATCGAACAGAAGCAGTCGCTGGACGGCCTGCAGGGCGCGGACGTCATCTACGCCACGCGGGTGCAGAAAGAGCGTTTTGCCGATGAGGCGCAGGAAGGCTACACGCCCGACTTCCAGATCAACCGGGCGATCATCGACACCTACTGCGGCCCGGATACCATCGTCATGCATCCGCTGCCGCGCGACAGCCGGCCGGGCGCGAATGACCTGAGCGTGGACCTGAACCATGATCCGCGCCTGGCGATATTCCGGCAGACGGATAACGGCATTCCCATCCGTATGGCCATCTTCGCGGTGCTGCTCGGGGTGGAAGGCCTGGTGCAGCATTCCATGCGGGACGTGACGTGGCGCCATCCGTCGCACGTCGGCCCGGACGACTCCGCCTTTCACGGCCTGGATTGATCGTCCTGGCGCGCCGCGCCATCCGCGTATGGGGTGGCGCGGTTCATCACGCTTCAGCCCGCCGCGTCAGCCGCGTTTTTCGCCGCCCAGCGCTTCGACCAGCTCGGCCATCAGCTTGGCCAGCTCGCCCGTCATCAGCGCCATGTCGCTGTCGAATTTCTCGTCGTCGTTCTGGGCCATGCTGTCGGTGTTTTCCTTCAGCACGTCCAGGGGCGCCACGCGCTTGACGTCCAGCGATTCGGTCAGCACGAAGGACACACGATCGGCCCAGGTCATCGCCAGCCGCGTGCATTGCTTGCCCGACTGGATGTGGCGGCGCACGTCGTCCGCGTCGATGGTGTGCTTGACGTAGCGGATGGCGGCGCGGCTTTCGCCCGAGGCCCGCAGTTCCGTGTCCTGATCGATGCTGAAGTTGGCGGGCGCTTCGTCTTCCGCCAGCCAACCTGTCATCGCCGCCGCCGGCGATTGCGCGACGTACAGGCTTTCCAGGGGGAAGGGATCGATGGATTTTGCCAGCAGGCCCAGGACTTCGTCGGCCTTGGCCGACGCCGCGGCGTCCACGACCAGCCAGCGGTTGACCGGGTCGATCCAGACGCGGGTATCGCGGTAGATGCTGAAGGCCTTGGGGAGCAGCTCGTCGGTGACGCGCTCCTTGATTTCCTTCATCTGCTTGCGGCCCGGCTTGTAGCCCTGCTGCTCCTCGATTTCCTGCGCGCGCGCCTTGGCGACCTGGTTGACGACCGTGGCCGGCAGCAGCTTCTTTTCCGCGCGCAGCGTCAACAGCATCTGTCCGTTGACGGTATGCACCAGTCCGCCGTTCTCACGGGACGGGATCCAGCCCAGGCTTTGCATTTCCAGGGTGTTGCCGCCCTGGTAGGCGAATTTCGCCAGCGCGTCTTCCAGCTGTTCGTCCTTCATCGCCCAGGACGGGGAAAGGCGGTAAATCTTCAGATTCTTGAACCACATAAGCGTCGGGCAAAAGCGTGGATTCTATACGACCCGTCGCCACCGGCGCTCGACCGCGGCACATCGGCCATACGCATGCCAGGGCAGGTCGATACGTGGGACACGTTCTGTCACGGACAGCCGTTCTGCTCTGGAGTATCTTCCGCCGCAGCGCCGAACTGCGGCCGCGACATCTATAACAGAACCGGGAGGCTTATATGAAACCTGTCACCTTCATCGGCGCCATCTTGATCGTCCTTGGGGTAGTCGCGCTGGTCTATCAGGGGTTCAGCTACAAGTCCGAGGACACCATCGTGCAGGTCGGCTCCGTCAAGGCGACCGCCGAGACCACGAAGTCCGTGCCCATCCCGCAATGGGCCGGCATCGCCGCGATCGTGGTCGGCGTGGTGGCGATCGGCGTGGGCATGCGTCGCTGACCCTGGGGCGCACGCGTCCCATATCGGGCATGTGGATTGCATTTGCCCACACGTGGGCATTGCAAGGAGCCACCTATGGCACACACCGACGTGCACGTACTCGGGGTCGAGATCACTCATCCAGACCGGCAGCTGTTCAGCGATCCCGTCATCACCAAACTCGATCTGGCTCGCTACTACGAATCGGTGGCGAGCAGCATCATGCCGCATCTGGCGAACCGCCGGGTGGCCTTGCTGCGCTGCCCTGAGGGCACGTCAGGCGAGTGTTTTTTCCAGAAGCACATGAGCGACCACTTGCCGTCCGGCGTGGCGATCGACGGCGACATGCTGGTGATCCGCGATATCGGCGGCGTGATCGGCCTGGTGCAGTTCGGGGTGATCGAATTCCACACCTGGGGCGCGAAGCTGCCAGGGTCGGACAAGCCAGACAGGCTGACCTTCGACCTGGATCCCGATCCACACACGAGCTGGCGGGACATGGCGCGGGCGACCCGGGTGGTGCGCGAACGGCTGGAAGCCCTGGGACTGCAGCCCTTCCTGAAGACCACGGGTGGCAAGGGACTGCATGTGGTGGCGCCGATCCGCGCCACCCTGGGCTGGGACGAAGTGCGTGGCTTCTGCAAGGCCATCGCGCAGCAACTCGAACATGACGCGCCGGACGTCTTCGTCGCCAACATGGCCAAGGCCAAGCGGCAGGGGCACATTTTCGTGGATTACCTGCGCAACAGCGATGGGGCCACCGCGGTGGCCGCGTTTTCGGCGCGCGCGCGTGGCGGCGCGCCGGTGTCGATGCCGGTCGCCTGGGATGTGCTGGACGGCGACGACGATCCGCGCGGGCCCGCGTTCAACGTGCGCAACGTGCGGGCGCGGATCGACGCCTGGCGTGAGGACCCCTGGGCCGATTATGCGTCCGCGCGCAAGACCCTGACGGTGGCGATGCGCCGCGAGGTCGCCGCGCATGAGCACGACGACGGCGCTTGAGCCGCGAGCATCCGCACGGCCGGATGTTCGCGCGTCCGCATCGCAGAAAAAAAAACGGCCCGACTCTGAAAGTCGGGCCGGTACGGGAGCACACGATGTCGCGCTGTTTAAGGCTCGCGGGGAGCGCGGCATCGGTGTCAGAATGCGACCCCTGCAACCGCCGGACAGGGGGATCGATCGTCCGGAGATCGTGCGCAAGGCCGTGATCTGAGTGGCCAGTCTATTCGCCAGGCTCTGACATCGTCCTGAATCGAAACAGCGCGGGTAGCGTCCGTTCACGCTGCTTCGGCGAACCACTGCCTGGCGTCGTCGCCGGCAGGAATGCGCGAGGGCGCGGCGGGATCGGTCGCGGCCTGCCACACTGCCGCGGCCACATCCGCGGGATGCGTGACCAGACCGGCATCCTGCGTGACGCTGGCGATGAAGCCCTGGATCATCGGCCCGTACTGCGTGTGGTCCAGTCCGCGCATATGAACGCGGGCGTTTTCGCCAAACCGGGTTTCCGGCGAACGGCCCGGCAGCACCAGATGTACGCGCACGCCAAACGGCGCCATCTCCACGGCCAATGATTCGGTCATAGCGTTCACCGCGGCCTTGCTGGCCCGGTATAGCCCCACAATAGGGAGCGGCTTGAGGGTGACGGTCGACGAAACATTGATGACGACGCCGGCTCGCCGTTGACGGAACCGCGGCAGCACGGCCTGGATCACGTTCAACGTACCCAGCGTATTGGTTTCGAACAGCGAACGGGCGGTCTCTCGGGAGGTCAATTCGATCGGCGACGGGGCGCCGAAACCGGCGTTGTTGACCAGCACGTCGATCTCGCCGGCGTCCGCGATCGCGCGGGCGACGCTGTCCGGGTCCGTGACGTCCAAGGGCAACACGCGCATGCGGTCCGATTCGGCAAGGACGTCCGGGCGGGGCGTGCGCATGGTGGCGACGACATTCCAGCCGCGGTCGAAGAACAGGCGGGCGGTTTCAAGCCCGAATCCCGACGAACAACCTGTGATGAGAACAGTGGGCATATGTTGCTCCTGATGTGCTTGGATGCGTCATGATAGGCGCGCGTCACAGGACCAAATACAATCAGCAGTCGGCTTTTTATCTGCGAGAGTCCTGATTGAGTGATCCTCTGGCTGAAGTCGTCGCGTTGTTGCGGCCCTCGGCGCGCGGCTCCAAGCTGGTGGAAGCCGCTGGCGACTGGCGCGTGGTGCCGCCCCGCGCGGGCGAGCCGTTCTATTGCGCGGTGCTTGAGGGGCAGTGCTGCCTGGCCGTGGACCAGCACGCTCCGATGGTGCTGCAGGCAGGCGATTTCGTGCTGGTGCCGGCAATGCGCAGCATGGTCAATACCAATGTGGGGGCCCGGGAAGGCGCGCCCGAAACGTCGCCTGTCCGGATCGACGACGGGTACTTTCGCGTGGGACGGCAACACGGGCCCGCCGATGCGCGGATGCGCATCGGTCATTGCAGTTTCAGTCCGGCCGACGCCGCATTGCTGGTGCCGCTTTTGCCTCAGGTGACGTTGGTGCGAGGCGAGCCACGGCTGGCGGCGCTTGTGCAGTGGGTAGGCGACGAAACGCGCGAGCACCGTCCGGCTCGTGAACCCGTGCTCGATCGTTTGCTGGAGCTTCTGTTGATAGAGGCGTTGCGCGGCGGCGCCAGCGTGACGACAGCGCCCGGCCTGGCAAAAGGCCTTGCCGACGAGCGCCTGGGCAGCGCTTTGCGTGCCCTGCATGCCGAGCCGGGGCTGCCGTGGACCGTGGAAAAGCTGGCCGCACAGGCCGCCCTGTCGCGCTCGGCTTTCTTTGCCCGCTTCGAGCGTGTCGTGGGAATGAAACCGATGGCGTATCTGCTTGCGTGGAGAATGGCCTTGGCCAAGCGCTGGCTGCGTGAGCAGGCGCTCAGTCTCGATCGCATCGCGGAGCGGGTAGGCTACAGCTCGGCCAGTACTTTCAGCGTTGCCTTCGCGCGGCATGTGGGGCAGTCGCCGATGCGCTATGGCCGGGACGCCGGCGGAAAAAAAAGCTCCCATGCGGGAGCTTTGTAAAAGGCCGGTCGGGTGCAGCGTCCCGGCCGGCAGGGGTCGTGCGGACTCAGAAGTCCTTGTTCAGATCGACGTCCTTGGTTTCGCGGACGAACAGGACGCCGATGATCAGCGTCATCACGGCGATGATGATGGGGTACCAGAGGCCGTCGTAAATGTTCCCCGTGGCCGCCACGATGGCGAAGGCCAGTGGCGGCAGGAACCCGCCGAACCAGCCGTTGCCGATGTGATACGGCAGGCTCATCGACGTGTAGCGGATGCGGGTCGGGAACATTTCGACCAGCATGGCCGCGATCGGTCCATAGACCATGGTGACGTAGATCACCAGTATGGTCAGCAGCACCACCACCATGACGTTGTTGGATTGCGCGGGATCGGCCTTGGCGGGGTAGCCGTGGCCGCGGATCGCCGACGTCAGCGATTTGTCCAGCTCCGCGGCGCGCGTCTTGAAGTCGGCCGGCGCGAGGGTCTTGCCTTCAAAGGACTGGAATTCGTCCTTGCCGATGCGCACCTTGGCGACCGAACCCGCGGGCGCGGCTTCGTTCTGGTAGTTCACCGAGTTGCGCGCCATGAAGGACTTGACGATGTCGCAGCTGCTGGTGAACGACGAAGTGCCGACCGGATTGAACTGGAAGGAGCAGGTGGCCGGGTCCGCGATCACCGTCACGGGCGCGGATGCCTGGGCTTTTTCCAGCGCGGGGTTGGCGAAGTGCGTCAGGCCCTGGAAGATCGGAAAGTACGTGACCGCGGCGATCAGGCAGCCCGCCATGATGATGGGCTTGCGGCCGATCCGATCGGACAACGCACCGAAGATCACGAAGAAGGGCGTACCGATCAACAAGGCCACGGCGATCATGATATTGGCCGTATTGGCGTCCACCTTCAGCGTCTGCGTCAGGAAGAACAGGGCATAGAACTGGCCGGTGTACCAGACCACCGCCTGGCCCGCCGTCAGCCCCAGCAGCGCCAGGATCACGATCTTCAGGTTCTTCCACTGGCCGAACGATTCGCTGATCGGCGCCTTGGAGCCCTTGCCTTCTTCCTTCATGCGCTGGAAGGTGGGCGACTCGCTGAGCTGCAGCCGGATCCACACGGAGATCGCCAGCAGCACGAAGGACAGCAGGAACGGCGCGCGCCACCAGCCCCAGGCATCGCGGAAGGCGTCTTCGCCCGAATACGAGCGCACGCCCAGGATCACCAGCAGGGACAGGAACAGGCCCAGCGTCGCCGTGGTCTGGATCCAGCTGGTGTAGAAGCCGCGACGGCCCATGGGCGCATGCTCGGCCACGTAGGTTGCGGCGCCGCCGTATTCGCCGCCCAGCGCCAGGCCCTGCAGCAGCCGCAGCACGATCAGCAGCGCGGGCGCGGCGATGCCGATGGAGCCGTACGTGGGCAGGATGCCGACCAGGAAGGTCGACAGGCCCATGATCACGATCGTGACGAGAAAGGTGTATTTGCGCCCGACCAGGTCGCCCAGGCGTCCGAACACCAGCGCGCCGAACGGCCGCACCGCGAAGCCGGCGGCAAAGGCCAGCAGCGCGAAAATGAAGCCCGCGGTGGGATTCACGCCGGAGAAGAAGTGCAGGGCGATGATGGGGGCGAGCGATCCGTACAGATAGAAGTCGTACCACTCGAAAACGGTACCCAGCGATGACGCGAAGATTACCTTGCGCTCATTGCGGGTCATGGGAGTCGGGGCCGCAACGGCGCCCGGGCGCGGCATGGATGCTGTGCTCATGATGTCTCCTCAGGGATGGCCGGCGCTGTCCGCCGTGCTCGGTATGTGCAGACTCGCCCGCGAGGGCGGGGAGGCTGACCGCAACGGTAGGCAAGAAGCCTGACGAGGGTCTGACGTTTGTCTGACAGGCCGCGCTATTTATGTTTCTGTTTGTAAATTACGTGGGAAGCGTATAACGACTTTCAGCCCGCGCTGCGTGCCGCCCGGCGTGGGGTGGTCCATCAACTCGACGGTGGCGCCGTGCTTCTGCGCGATTTCGCGCACGATGGCCAGGCCCAGGCCGCTGCCTTCGGCCGCGGTCCCCAGCACCCGATAGAAACGGTCGAACACGCGTTCGCGTTCCGCGCTGGGGATGCCCGGTCCGGAGTCCTCGACTTCGAGCAATGCCCCGCCCGGCACGGCGCATACGCGCACGGTGACGCGCCCGCCGGCCGGCGTGTAGCGCAGCGCGTTGTCGATCAGGTTGTTGAGCAGTTCGGCGAGCAGGATGGCGTTGCCCGCGAGGGTGACCGCCTGGCCGGCTTCCTCGAATCCCAGGTCGATGCCGATGTTCAGGGCCTGCGGCGCCCACTGCGTGGTTTGTTCGCAGGCCAGCACATTCAGGTCCACCGAGGCCATGCCCACGGTGGCCGGATTTTCCGCGCGCGCCAGCAGCAGCAATTGATTGACCAGCCGCGTGGCGCGTTCCGAGCCCGCCACCAACTGCCTCAGGCTGGTCTGCATTTCGTCCGCGCTGGCGTCGCGCAAGGCCAGTTCCGCCTGGGTGCGCAAGCCCGCGAGCGGGGTCTTCAGTTGATGCGCCGCGTCGGCCACGAAGCGGCGCTGCGTCTGCACCGTCGCCGATAGCCGTTCCAGCAACTCGTTGATCGCCGCGACCAGGGGCGCGATCTCGCTGGGCGTGGCCCGTTCGTCGATGGGCGACAGATCGTCCGGCCGCCGCGCCCGCAGCCGCTGTTGCAGGGCGTTCAAAGGCGCGACGCCGCGCGTCAGGCCGAACCACACCAGCAATACGGCGATGGGCAGCACCACGAATTGCGGAATGATCACGCCCTTGATGATGTCGTTGGCCAGTTGCGCGCGCCGTTCCGAGGTTTCCGCCACGATGACCAGCGCCGGCGCGGCGTTCGGCGCGGCGGCGTCCACGCGGGTATATGCCAGCCGGATGGCGAAGCCGCGCAGCGTACTGTCCTCATACCGTATGGTGCCTGGCGCGACCACGTCGGCGCCCTTGGGCAGGGGCAGTTCGCGATCGCCGCCCAGATACTGGCCATGTCCGCCCAGCACCAGCCAGAACACGCTGTCGGTTTCGTCCGCGCGCAGCATGCCGCGCACGGGCTCGCTGATGTCGAGCGCCGGCTTGCCATCGACGATATGGACGTTGCGCGCCAGCACGCGCAGATGGCTGGCGAGCGCGCGGTCGTAGGGCACGTCGGCGATGTTCTGCGCGACGACGTAGGTGATGGCCACGCTCATGGGCCACAGCAGGAACAGCGGCGCCAGCATCCAGTCCAGGATCTCGCCCAGCAGGGAACGCCGGGGCAGGGCGACCGACGGCCCGCGCGTGCCGTTGCGCAGGACGTCCAGCGCTTCCTGGTTCAGCGGCGCGGCCCGGTGCGGTTCAGTGCGCCAGCTCGGCCGTGCCATGGTCGCGTTCCAGGCAATAGCCAAGACCGCGCACGGTCATGATGCGCACGCCGGTGGGTTCCAGTTTCTTGCGCAGGCGGTGGACATACACTTCGATGGCGTTGGTGCTGACTTCATCGCCCCATTCGCAGAGGTGATCGACCAGCTGGTTCTTGCTGACCATGCGCCCGCTGCGCATCAACAGGATTTCGAGCAGGCCGATTTCGCGCGCGGACAGGTCCAGCGGCTGTTCGTCCGCCGACGCCACCCGGCCCGCCTGGTCGAACACCAGGCGCCCGTGGCGGATCAGGCTCGCGCCGCCACCGGCGCCGCGCCGGGTCAGGGCCCGTACCCGCGCCTCCAGTTCGGACAGGGCGAAGGGCTTGGCCATATAGTCATCGGCGCCCAGATCCAGCCCCTTGACGCGCTGCTCTATGCTGTCGGCGGCGGTTAGAATGAGCACAGGCAGGTGCGCATTGCGCGCCCGCAGGCGCCGCAGGACTTCCAGTCCCGTCAGCTGCGGCAGGCCGAGATCCAGGATCAGCAGGTCGAAGGCCTGGGCGGTCAACGCCAGGTCCGCCGCCATGCCGTCCCGAACGGCGTCGACGGCGTAGCCGCCGTGCCGCAACGAGCGGGA
This genomic interval from Bordetella genomosp. 9 contains the following:
- a CDS encoding response regulator; protein product: MRILIAEDDSILADGLSRSLRHGGYAVDAVRDGMAADLALTAQAFDLLILDLGLPQLTGLEVLRRLRARNAHLPVLILTAADSIEQRVKGLDLGADDYMAKPFALSELEARVRALTRRGAGGGASLIRHGRLVFDQAGRVASADEQPLDLSAREIGLLEILLMRSGRMVSKNQLVDHLCEWGDEVSTNAIEVYVHRLRKKLEPTGVRIMTVRGLGYCLERDHGTAELAH